A single Lolium perenne isolate Kyuss_39 chromosome 6, Kyuss_2.0, whole genome shotgun sequence DNA region contains:
- the LOC127305247 gene encoding BTB/POZ and MATH domain-containing protein 1: protein MSSAGAGGKPSRSAIVADTESGHHLLTIHGYSRTKGLFTGECVRSSPFTICGHRWSIDYYPNGIRSAVEHYISLSLILDEDVAEAVKAQFDFRLASDVEEPEQVAALASAPVRRFSSRGVSSYTSFIRRNELEKSKYLVNDLFTIRCDIAVVHNYRALTDAVAFVSVPPCDLRRHLGELLETEKGADVVFEVGGETVAAHRCVLAARSSVFSAELFGPMVEGNAAGVVVRIEDMDAEVFKALLHFVYTGSLPEARKEDEDVTYQHLLVAADRYGMERLKLICVEKLCQYINVGSAAIILALAEQHHCEGLKKACFDFLAAPANLRAVVATDGFQHLSKSCPSLMVEVITMSCALLE, encoded by the coding sequence ATGTCGTCCGCCGGCGCTGGAGGCAAGCCGTCGAGGTCTGCCATCGTGGCCGACACGGAGAGCGGGCACCACCTTCTTACGATCCACGGTTACTCCCGCACCAAGGGCCTGTTCACCGGAGAGTGCGTCAGGTCCAGCCCATTCACCATCTGCGGGCATCGCTGGAGCATCGACTACTACCCCAACGGCATACGCTCGGCAGTCGAGCATTACATATCCCTCTCCCTGATCCTCGACGAAGATGTCGCGGAGGCGGTGAAGGCGCAGTTCGACTTCCGCCTTGCCAGCGATGTGGAGGAGCCCGAGCAAGTTGCGGCGCTGGCGTCGGCACCGGTAAGAAGATTCTCTTCCCGGGGCGTATCGTCGTACACCTCGTTCATCAGAAGGAACGAGCTGGAGAAGTCCAAGTATCTCGTAAACGACTTGTTCACCATCCGGTGCGACATCGCTGTTGTTCACAACTACCGGGCGTTGACCGACGCCGTGGCCTTCGTCTCCGTGCCTCCTTGCGACCTGCGCCGGCATCTCGGCGAGCTCCTCGAGACCGAGAAAGGCGCCGACGTGGTGTTCGAGGTCGGAGGCGAGACGGTCGCCGCACACCGGTGCGTGCTCGCTGCCCGCTCCTCGGTCTTCAGCGCCGAGCTCTTCGGACCGATGGTGGAGGGCAATGCCGCCGGCGTGGTCGTACGCATAGAAGACATGGATGCAGAGGTGTTCAAGGCGTTGCTGCATTTCGTGTACACGGGCTCATTGCCGGAGGCCCGGAAGGAAGATGAAGATGTCACCTACCAGcacctgctcgtcgcagcggacaGGTATGGCATGGAGCGGTTGAAGCTGATCTGCGTGGAGAAGCTGTGCCAGTACATAAATGTGGGCTCAGCGGCGATCATCTTGGCGCTCGCCGAACAGCACCATTGTGAGGGGCTGAAGAAGGCGTGCTTCGACTTTCTCGCCGCTCCGGCGAATCTGAGGGCGGTCGTGGCCACCGACGGTTTCCAGCATCTGAGCAAGAGTTGCCCTTCTCTTATGGTCGAGGTGATCACAATGTCCTGCGCATTACTTGAGTGA